From a region of the Nitrospira sp. genome:
- a CDS encoding squalene/phytoene synthase family protein yields MLKQVSRSFYLTLNVLPSDVRDEMGLAYLFARAADTIADTDLLGREQRLQYLNMFRAQFRGDEVQPQAVQAIQSALLPHQTDSAERVLLQRLPECLALFRQFDQGDRERIRWLMEVLPNGMEMDLTRFPGSSANELTALERPDELDRYTYFVAGCVGEFWTRMVCAHRPAMAHWDVDQMSTIGVRFGKGLQLTNIVKDLARDLHNGRCYVPTQWLDEVDLKPVDLLKPESLPTLRPILLRMIRQAVEHLDQGWLYTMALPRLEIRQRLACMWPILLAGETLKRVAMAPDLLNPTVNVKAPRSVVYRVMALTTFTGGCGYVGTAYWGRLRKQIV; encoded by the coding sequence ATTCTCAAGCAGGTATCCCGTTCATTTTACCTGACGTTGAATGTCCTTCCGTCGGATGTGCGCGATGAAATGGGGTTGGCCTATTTGTTCGCGCGCGCGGCCGATACGATCGCCGACACTGATCTGCTCGGGCGGGAACAGCGGCTGCAGTATCTCAATATGTTTCGCGCGCAGTTCAGGGGCGATGAGGTTCAGCCGCAAGCCGTGCAGGCGATTCAATCGGCCCTGCTGCCGCACCAGACCGACTCGGCTGAACGCGTGTTGCTCCAGCGTTTGCCGGAGTGTTTGGCGCTGTTCAGGCAGTTCGATCAAGGAGATCGCGAGCGCATTCGCTGGCTGATGGAAGTGCTGCCGAATGGTATGGAGATGGACCTGACCAGATTCCCCGGCTCATCGGCGAACGAGCTCACGGCGTTGGAGCGGCCGGACGAGTTGGATCGCTACACCTATTTTGTCGCAGGCTGTGTCGGCGAATTTTGGACTCGCATGGTCTGTGCGCATCGGCCGGCGATGGCCCATTGGGATGTCGATCAGATGTCTACCATCGGCGTGCGATTCGGCAAGGGGCTGCAGTTGACCAACATCGTCAAAGACCTCGCTCGCGACCTTCACAATGGCCGCTGTTATGTGCCGACGCAATGGCTGGATGAAGTCGATCTCAAACCGGTGGATCTGCTGAAACCGGAAAGTCTGCCGACTCTTCGTCCGATTCTGCTGCGCATGATCCGTCAGGCGGTCGAACATTTGGATCAGGGATGGCTCTATACGATGGCACTGCCGAGGCTCGAAATCCGGCAGCGGTTGGCCTGTATGTGGCCCATCTTACTGGCCGGGGAAACACTCAAACGCGTCGCGATGGCTCCCGATCTCCTCAACCCCACCGTCAATGTGAAGGCTCCACGCTCGGTCGTCTATCGAGTGATGGCCCTGACCACGTTCACCGGAGGCTGTGGATACGTTGGTACGGCCTACTGGGGTAGACTGAGGAAGCAGATCGTCTAA
- a CDS encoding cupredoxin domain-containing protein, with the protein MHIGLSSRPLGLLVLGVMMMGTAPVTAADPATPVPPLQVPVDLVDGLQRATVVLDSYAYTPHHLIVQVGKPVELFLTSITSITPHNFVLRDEAAGLSIERDVSAGKTVTVQFTPTKPGRYSFYCDKKLLFLPSHREKGMEGTLEVR; encoded by the coding sequence ATGCATATAGGTCTCTCGTCCCGGCCGCTAGGCCTCTTGGTGTTGGGGGTGATGATGATGGGCACGGCGCCGGTCACGGCCGCCGATCCGGCCACGCCGGTGCCGCCGCTACAGGTTCCTGTTGATCTGGTAGACGGCCTGCAACGGGCCACTGTGGTCCTGGACAGCTACGCGTATACCCCGCATCACCTCATCGTTCAGGTTGGGAAACCCGTCGAACTCTTCTTGACCAGTATCACGTCCATCACTCCGCACAATTTTGTGTTGCGGGATGAGGCTGCTGGCCTCTCGATCGAACGAGATGTTAGTGCCGGTAAGACGGTGACGGTGCAATTTACGCCGACGAAGCCGGGCCGCTACTCCTTCTATTGCGATAAGAAGCTGCTGTTTCTTCCAAGTCATCGGGAGAAAGGCATGGAAGGCACCCTCGAAGTCAGATAA
- a CDS encoding (2Fe-2S) ferredoxin domain-containing protein: protein MTGYQRHIFVCTNTREADDPRGSCSKLGSEALHACFKQEAKRLNLKGVVRANKAGCLDYCAQGPTVVVYPEGVWYRVRSEADVKEIMERHIMKGEVVDRLLIPDQAPSPLLSPLSL from the coding sequence ATGACCGGCTATCAACGACATATTTTCGTCTGCACCAATACGCGCGAGGCCGATGATCCTCGCGGCAGTTGCTCCAAACTCGGCTCGGAGGCACTCCACGCCTGCTTCAAGCAGGAAGCCAAGCGGCTCAACTTGAAGGGCGTTGTACGCGCCAATAAGGCGGGCTGCCTCGATTATTGCGCCCAGGGTCCCACCGTGGTGGTCTACCCGGAAGGGGTGTGGTACCGCGTGCGTTCTGAAGCAGACGTGAAAGAGATCATGGAGCGCCATATCATGAAGGGAGAAGTGGTCGACCGACTGTTGATCCCCGACCAGGCCCCCTCCCCCCTGCTCTCCCCATTGAGCCTATAA